From Leptolyngbya sp. KIOST-1, one genomic window encodes:
- a CDS encoding serine/threonine-protein kinase, protein MLDPIQALAQCVRKGLLPELHLESLDPHNPVVVHRVPVPWRCLGTGNYAAVFLHPDYPEQVVKVYAPGRPGLEAEVEVYRRLADHPAFSRCYLSEAPFLVLKRLHGVTLYDCLHRGIAIPPQVIRDIDAALDYVRSRGLFPHDVHGRNVMQCEGRGLVVDVSDFLNSQPCRAWQDVKRAYWWIYRPFFLPLGLRIPYALLDGVRAGYRLFRRLLGGGLR, encoded by the coding sequence ATGCTTGACCCCATTCAGGCGCTTGCCCAATGCGTTCGCAAAGGGCTGCTGCCAGAGCTGCACCTCGAAAGCCTCGATCCCCACAACCCTGTGGTGGTTCACCGGGTGCCGGTGCCCTGGCGCTGTCTGGGCACCGGCAACTATGCCGCTGTGTTTCTCCACCCCGACTATCCCGAGCAGGTGGTAAAGGTATATGCCCCGGGTCGCCCTGGTCTCGAAGCCGAGGTCGAGGTCTACCGGCGGCTGGCAGACCATCCGGCCTTTTCGCGCTGCTACCTCAGCGAAGCGCCGTTTTTGGTGCTCAAGCGCCTGCATGGGGTAACGCTGTACGACTGTCTCCACCGGGGCATTGCCATTCCGCCCCAGGTGATTCGCGACATCGATGCTGCCCTCGACTACGTGCGCAGTCGGGGTCTGTTTCCCCACGATGTCCACGGCCGCAACGTCATGCAGTGCGAAGGGCGGGGCCTGGTGGTGGATGTGTCTGATTTCTTGAATTCTCAGCCCTGCCGGGCCTGGCAGGATGTCAAGCGCGCCTACTGGTGGATTTACCGACCCTTTTTTCTGCCCCTGGGCCTGCGAATACCCTATGCTTTGCTGGACGGGGTGCGGGCTGGATACCGTCTGTTTCGTCGCCTTCTGGGCGGCGGGCTGCGTTAG
- a CDS encoding alpha-E domain-containing protein produces MLSRVADSIYWLNRYVERAENVARFVDVNLNLLLDAPPGMEQQWEPLVRTTGDQAMFEARYGEPTAENILRFLTFDREYPNSIISCLRSARENARSVREVISSEMWEQVNSFYLMVNEAADVGLLSELHNFFPEVKMASHLFAGVMDATMAHTEGWHFGQLGRLLERADKTARILDVKYYILLPSVTDVGSPLDDLQWIALLKSASAYEMYRKCQYRITPRGVTEFLILNREFPRSIQFCLLEAERSLHCISGTPAGTWRTGSDRALGRLRSELDYLTIEEITQQGLHEFLDNLQTRLNTVSEKIFADFFALEPVS; encoded by the coding sequence ATGCTCAGCCGCGTCGCCGACTCCATCTACTGGCTCAACCGCTACGTTGAACGGGCCGAAAACGTCGCCCGCTTTGTGGATGTCAACCTGAACCTGCTGCTGGATGCGCCCCCTGGCATGGAGCAGCAGTGGGAGCCCCTGGTGCGAACTACGGGCGATCAGGCCATGTTTGAGGCGCGCTACGGTGAACCGACGGCGGAGAATATTCTGCGGTTTTTGACCTTCGATCGCGAGTACCCCAACTCGATCATTTCCTGCCTCAGGTCGGCGCGGGAAAATGCGCGATCGGTGCGAGAGGTGATTTCGTCAGAGATGTGGGAGCAGGTGAACTCGTTTTACCTGATGGTGAATGAGGCCGCCGACGTGGGCCTGCTGTCGGAGCTGCACAACTTTTTCCCCGAAGTCAAAATGGCCAGCCACCTGTTTGCGGGGGTGATGGATGCCACCATGGCCCACACCGAGGGCTGGCACTTTGGTCAGCTGGGGCGGTTGCTGGAGCGAGCCGACAAAACCGCTCGTATCCTCGACGTCAAGTACTACATTTTGCTGCCCTCGGTCACTGACGTGGGCTCTCCCCTGGACGATTTACAGTGGATTGCCCTGCTGAAGTCAGCCAGCGCCTACGAGATGTACCGCAAGTGCCAGTACCGGATTACCCCTAGGGGGGTGACCGAGTTTTTGATTTTGAATCGGGAGTTTCCGCGGTCGATTCAGTTTTGTTTGCTGGAGGCAGAGCGATCGCTGCACTGCATTTCGGGCACCCCAGCGGGTACCTGGCGCACGGGCAGCGATCGCGCCCTCGGTCGCCTGCGCTCCGAACTCGACTACCTCACCATTGAAGAAATCACCCAGCAGGGGCTGCACGAATTTCTCGACAACCTGCAAACCCGTCTCAACACCGTCAGCGAAAAAATCTTTGCTGACTTTTTTGCCCTGGAGCCAGTGTCCTAG
- a CDS encoding TIGR03792 family protein → MVIEWLTFAVDPENRETFIRLDHDIWTAALSQYPGFISKEVWISPDLHDQVVCMVRWQTREQWKSIPQAELDAVEQRFDEAVEFPYRMIDAREYQVRRYPST, encoded by the coding sequence ATGGTGATTGAATGGCTGACCTTTGCGGTTGACCCCGAAAACCGCGAAACTTTTATTCGCCTGGACCACGACATTTGGACGGCGGCCCTGAGCCAGTACCCCGGTTTTATTTCGAAGGAAGTGTGGATTTCGCCCGATCTGCACGACCAGGTGGTGTGTATGGTGCGCTGGCAGACCCGCGAGCAGTGGAAGTCGATTCCCCAGGCGGAGCTAGACGCCGTTGAGCAACGGTTTGACGAGGCCGTGGAGTTTCCCTACCGCATGATTGATGCCCGCGAGTACCAGGTGCGGCGCTATCCCTCGACTTGA